In Virgibacillus sp. NKC19-16, a single genomic region encodes these proteins:
- a CDS encoding assimilatory sulfite reductase (NADPH) flavoprotein subunit has product MQLQVMNSPFNQEQIDNLNRLLPTLTEAQKNWLSGYLAAPQTAGSPDSVVQNTPELETSSQNVQQIASREVTVLFGSETSNGQTLAEEMLEKLEKRDIKVTLAALDDFKPKNLKKVQDLLIITATHGEGEPPDNAISFYEFLHGRKAPKLDDLRFSVLSLGDQSYEYFCQTGKDFDKRLEELGGERIYPRVDCDVDFDEPAAEWAEGVLDKLQVTQEVKPGSETARTGQVDTGSLKAEKSNFSRANPFNAEILENLDLNGSGSNKETRHLELSIEGSNLAFEPGDSLGIIPENDPVLVDKLIDEMNWDPEETVPVNKKGDTRALRDALLTNFEITRLIKPLVEQAAQLFRNDGLSELVRTGREEELKAYLVGRDLLDLIKDFPPREVPPSEFVQILRKIPARLYSITSSYKANPEEVHLTIGTVRYNAHGRNRLGVCSGQSAERAELGSLLPIYIQRNPNFKFPADANTPVIMIGPGTGVAPFRSFLEEREETGVDGKTWLFYGDQHFSTDFLYQVEWQKWLKEGVLSRMDVAFSRDLAEKVYVQHLMLEKSEELYQWLKEGANVYVCGDEKRMAKDVNHTLITILEQEGGMSYEEAEVYLKDMRQQKRYQRDIY; this is encoded by the coding sequence TTGCAGTTACAGGTAATGAACAGTCCTTTTAATCAAGAACAAATAGATAATCTTAACCGCCTTCTTCCAACATTAACGGAGGCGCAAAAAAATTGGCTGAGTGGATATCTGGCGGCTCCTCAGACAGCGGGATCTCCTGATTCTGTTGTGCAGAATACGCCAGAGCTTGAAACTTCATCCCAAAACGTTCAGCAGATAGCTTCCCGTGAAGTGACAGTCCTTTTTGGATCTGAGACTAGTAATGGGCAAACACTTGCCGAGGAGATGCTCGAAAAGTTAGAAAAACGGGATATCAAGGTTACATTAGCTGCGTTGGATGATTTTAAACCAAAAAATTTAAAAAAAGTCCAGGATTTACTGATCATAACGGCTACCCATGGAGAGGGGGAACCGCCGGATAATGCTATATCTTTCTATGAATTTCTTCATGGCAGAAAAGCACCAAAACTGGATGATTTGCGATTTTCAGTGCTATCTCTGGGAGACCAGTCCTATGAGTACTTTTGTCAGACCGGCAAGGATTTTGATAAACGGTTGGAAGAATTAGGGGGTGAACGGATTTACCCACGGGTGGATTGTGATGTAGATTTTGACGAACCTGCAGCAGAATGGGCTGAGGGTGTATTAGATAAATTGCAAGTGACGCAGGAGGTTAAGCCTGGAAGTGAAACCGCCCGTACAGGGCAAGTAGATACTGGGTCACTCAAGGCGGAAAAATCGAACTTTTCAAGAGCCAATCCCTTTAATGCTGAAATTCTAGAAAATTTGGATCTGAATGGAAGTGGGTCGAACAAAGAAACACGGCATCTTGAGTTATCTATCGAAGGGTCAAACTTGGCCTTTGAGCCGGGGGACAGCTTGGGTATCATCCCTGAAAATGATCCTGTCCTGGTGGATAAACTGATTGATGAAATGAACTGGGATCCTGAAGAAACGGTTCCGGTAAATAAAAAGGGGGATACACGCGCATTGCGTGATGCCCTGCTTACGAATTTCGAGATTACTAGACTGATAAAACCATTGGTGGAGCAGGCAGCACAACTTTTCAGAAATGACGGGTTAAGTGAACTGGTTAGGACAGGACGGGAGGAAGAACTAAAAGCGTATCTCGTTGGGCGGGATTTGCTTGATTTGATAAAGGATTTCCCGCCTCGGGAGGTGCCGCCAAGCGAATTTGTACAGATTCTCAGAAAAATTCCGGCCCGCCTCTACTCGATTACGAGCAGTTATAAAGCAAACCCGGAGGAGGTACACCTGACAATTGGAACGGTTAGATATAATGCCCACGGGCGCAATCGGCTCGGTGTCTGCTCTGGACAGTCTGCGGAACGGGCAGAGCTGGGGTCTCTATTACCAATTTATATCCAGCGTAACCCGAATTTTAAATTTCCAGCCGATGCTAACACGCCGGTGATCATGATTGGACCAGGCACAGGTGTAGCACCTTTTCGATCATTCCTGGAAGAGCGGGAGGAGACAGGTGTGGATGGTAAAACGTGGTTATTTTATGGTGATCAGCACTTTTCCACAGACTTTCTTTATCAGGTTGAATGGCAAAAGTGGCTTAAGGAAGGTGTGCTCTCCCGGATGGATGTCGCATTTTCACGAGATCTTGCTGAAAAAGTGTATGTCCAGCATCTTATGCTTGAGAAAAGTGAGGAACTCTATCAATGGCTAAAAGAAGGAGCTAATGTATATGTATGTGGTGACGAAAAACGGATGGCAAAGGACGTCAATCATACATTGATAACGATCCTTGAACAAGAGGGCGGCATGAGCTATGAGGAAGCAGAAGTCTATTTGAAAGATATGCGACAGCAGAAACGTTATCAACGTGATATATATTAA